From the genome of Candidatus Promineifilum breve, one region includes:
- a CDS encoding VWA domain-containing protein — MNEHDERTRRWRLVLGGEEEQGSGGAGEQGGEGAAGDKTQLSPRDKALDEALGALYGESHGGDLSKSSPDVARWLGDIRAYFPDDVVQVIQRDALRRMDARRLIEHPELLAQVEPDAALAATLLSLRKVMPPRTQETARQVVARVVADLTRRLELPLRQAISGSLNRAARAHRPRRLQEIDWNRTIRANLKHYQPALGTVIPEKLVGYGRRRPTLKDVILLVDTSGSMATSVVYAGIAAAVLASIPALNTRLVMFDTAVVDLTDQLDDPVAMLFGVRLGGGTNIDRALTYARASITRPRDTVVILISDLFEGGSKPGVVRQVAALLADGVAFIALLALNDQGAPRYDAVMAQELADLGARAFACTPEEFPELMGRALNGKLS; from the coding sequence ATGAACGAACACGACGAACGAACGCGCCGCTGGCGGTTGGTTTTGGGCGGGGAAGAGGAGCAGGGGAGCGGGGGTGCGGGGGAGCAGGGGGGAGAGGGAGCGGCAGGCGACAAGACGCAGCTATCGCCGCGCGACAAGGCGCTGGATGAGGCATTGGGGGCGCTGTATGGCGAAAGCCACGGCGGCGACCTGAGTAAGTCATCGCCCGACGTGGCCCGCTGGCTGGGCGACATCCGCGCCTACTTCCCCGATGACGTGGTGCAGGTGATCCAACGCGACGCCCTGCGCCGCATGGACGCCCGCCGCCTCATCGAACACCCCGAACTGCTGGCCCAAGTGGAGCCGGACGCGGCCCTGGCGGCCACGCTGCTGTCGCTGCGCAAGGTGATGCCGCCGCGTACCCAGGAGACGGCCCGCCAGGTCGTGGCCCGCGTCGTGGCCGACCTGACGCGGCGGCTCGAACTGCCGTTGCGCCAGGCGATCAGCGGCAGCCTCAACCGCGCCGCCCGCGCCCACCGGCCGCGCCGCCTCCAGGAAATCGACTGGAACCGCACCATTCGCGCCAACCTGAAGCATTACCAGCCGGCCCTGGGCACGGTCATCCCCGAAAAGCTGGTCGGCTACGGCCGCCGCCGGCCCACGCTGAAAGACGTGATCCTGCTGGTCGATACCAGCGGCTCGATGGCGACGTCGGTGGTCTATGCCGGAATCGCCGCCGCCGTGCTGGCCTCGATCCCCGCGCTGAATACGCGGCTGGTGATGTTCGATACGGCCGTGGTCGATCTGACGGATCAGCTGGACGACCCGGTGGCGATGCTCTTCGGCGTGCGCCTGGGCGGGGGCACCAATATCGACCGGGCGCTGACCTACGCCCGCGCGTCCATCACCCGGCCGCGCGATACGGTGGTCATCCTCATCTCCGATCTCTTCGAGGGCGGCAGCAAGCCCGGCGTCGTCCGGCAGGTGGCAGCGCTATTGGCCGACGGGGTGGCCTTCATCGCCCTGCTGGCCCTCAACGACCAGGGCGCGCCCCGCTACGACGCGGTGATGGCCCAGGAGTTGGCCGACCTGGGGGCGCGGGCTTTCGCTTGTACGCCGGAGGAGTTCCCGGAGTTGATGGGGCGGGCGCTGAACGGGAAGTTGTCGTAA
- a CDS encoding ATP-binding protein: MIQPIQRELAEQAYGRELDLLARADRRPRPPNWRLSPWAVSTYILGGTLDDGTPITPKYIGRPRLIEIAIATLTTDRALLLLGVPGTGKTWLSEHLAAAVSGDSTLLVQGTAGTSEEVIRYGWNYASLIARGPSAEALVPSPVLSGMRDGKLVRVEELTRIPSDVQDALITILSEKLLPIPELGQAVQAVKGFNVIATANDRDRGINDLSSALKRRFNTVVLPLPATPEEEVTIVTRRVADLSRALELPAEPPAAEEIRRVVTIFRELRGGLTEDGRAKVKSPSGTLSTGEAISVLNSGLALAAHFGDGRLAAEDLAAGLTGAVIKDPVQDSAIWQEYLETVMRERDGWGDLYAACRELV; the protein is encoded by the coding sequence ATGATTCAACCCATCCAGCGTGAACTGGCCGAGCAAGCCTACGGCCGCGAGCTTGACCTGCTGGCGCGGGCCGACCGGCGGCCCCGACCGCCCAACTGGCGGCTGTCGCCGTGGGCCGTCTCGACCTACATCCTGGGCGGCACGCTCGACGACGGCACGCCCATCACCCCCAAATACATCGGCCGCCCGCGGCTGATCGAGATCGCCATCGCCACGCTGACCACCGACCGGGCGCTCTTGCTGCTGGGCGTGCCGGGCACGGGCAAGACGTGGCTGTCGGAGCATCTGGCCGCGGCCGTCTCCGGCGATTCGACCCTGCTGGTGCAGGGCACGGCCGGCACCAGCGAGGAAGTCATCCGCTACGGCTGGAACTACGCCAGCCTCATCGCCCGCGGGCCGTCGGCCGAGGCCCTCGTCCCCAGCCCGGTGCTCAGCGGCATGCGCGACGGCAAGCTCGTCCGCGTCGAGGAATTGACCCGCATCCCGTCCGACGTGCAGGACGCGCTCATCACCATCCTGTCCGAAAAGCTGCTACCCATCCCCGAACTGGGTCAGGCGGTGCAGGCCGTCAAGGGTTTCAACGTCATCGCCACGGCCAACGACCGCGACCGGGGCATCAACGACCTGTCCAGCGCCCTCAAGCGCCGCTTCAACACCGTTGTGCTGCCGCTGCCGGCCACGCCGGAAGAGGAAGTGACCATCGTCACCCGGCGCGTGGCCGACCTGAGCCGGGCGCTGGAGCTGCCGGCCGAACCGCCGGCGGCCGAGGAAATCCGCCGCGTGGTCACCATCTTCCGCGAACTGCGCGGCGGTCTGACCGAGGACGGCCGGGCCAAGGTCAAATCCCCCAGCGGCACGCTGAGCACCGGCGAGGCCATCTCCGTGCTCAACAGCGGCCTGGCCCTGGCCGCCCACTTCGGCGATGGACGGCTGGCCGCCGAAGATTTGGCGGCGGGGCTGACCGGCGCGGTGATCAAAGACCCGGTGCAGGATAGCGCCATCTGGCAGGAGTATCTGGAGACGGTCATGCGCGAGCGCGACGGCTGGGGCGACCTCTACGCCGCCTGCCGGGAGTTAGTGTAG
- a CDS encoding DUF5682 family protein yields MSELRVFGVRHHGPGTARALLAGLAAFTPDCVLVEGPPDADDLIPWLAHPALELPVALLVYRPDAPQRAVFYPFAVFSPEYRALRYALDHGAAAGFMDLPRRHTLAIDYPAAMPPGEPFRQLAEAAGHDSYETWWNAAVEQSIANDELFTAVLELAAELRRAAPDPPAAAETPEQRLARQREAAMRAIIRRAAANGHARIAAVCGAWHSPALVDALQLPGDDDAALLADLPAVDVAAAWVPWTYGRLAQSGGYGAGIASPGWYDHLWAMGDISSRSPGEMETFQRNVSTVWLSRVAALLREDGLDTSPGHVIETVRLAEALAALRGRPFPGLPELEEATRSAMCAGDEEPVHLIRRRLIVGERMGLVPPDAPAVPLQRDLAAQQARLKLRPEPEPSTLKLDLRNESHLERSRLLHRLELLDVPWGVAAKAKGQPLAGYSELWQLQWTPELSLRVITAAPYGNTVRDAAVARAAEVAATHDELPGLTELVDRVVLADLPEALPAILARIEELAALGNDAGHMRVVHMLATLPPLADALRYGGLRRSAEHLPLLRRVFDHLLTRACLALPAVCVGLDEKAAAEMNERLSAAGSAVRLIQDADATARWHEALGRLADRRAVQPGVAGRATRLLHDEAALRADGVLARLERALTPGGSAEVARYAADWLDGFLRDSGLLLVHDRALWHAIDHWLLGLGDERFVAVLPLLRRTFAAYPESVRHQLHERLRRTGREPSPAARPATFDAARAAAVLPVLGRLLGEDPLPNPLPKGEGTPIPLPEGEGTPIPLPPGGVRGGRSDQ; encoded by the coding sequence GTGAGCGAACTGCGCGTTTTCGGCGTGCGCCACCACGGGCCGGGCACGGCGCGGGCGCTGTTGGCCGGGCTGGCCGCTTTCACCCCCGATTGCGTGCTGGTCGAGGGGCCACCCGACGCCGACGACCTCATCCCCTGGCTGGCCCACCCGGCGCTGGAGTTGCCCGTGGCCCTGCTGGTCTACCGGCCCGACGCGCCGCAGCGGGCCGTGTTCTACCCGTTCGCCGTCTTTTCGCCGGAGTACCGGGCACTGCGTTACGCGCTCGACCACGGCGCGGCGGCCGGTTTCATGGATCTGCCCCGCCGCCACACGCTGGCCATCGACTATCCGGCGGCCATGCCCCCCGGCGAGCCGTTTCGCCAACTGGCCGAGGCCGCCGGTCACGACAGCTACGAAACGTGGTGGAACGCGGCCGTGGAACAGTCCATTGCCAATGACGAGCTCTTCACCGCCGTGCTGGAACTGGCCGCCGAACTGCGCCGGGCTGCGCCCGACCCGCCGGCCGCGGCCGAGACCCCGGAGCAGCGCCTGGCCCGGCAGCGCGAGGCGGCCATGCGCGCCATTATCCGCCGCGCCGCGGCCAACGGCCATGCCCGCATCGCCGCCGTCTGTGGCGCGTGGCACTCCCCGGCGCTGGTGGATGCCCTCCAACTGCCCGGCGATGACGACGCCGCGCTGTTGGCCGATCTGCCGGCTGTGGATGTGGCCGCGGCCTGGGTTCCGTGGACCTACGGCCGCCTGGCCCAGAGCGGCGGCTACGGCGCGGGCATCGCCTCGCCCGGCTGGTATGATCACCTGTGGGCAATGGGCGACATCTCTTCGCGGTCGCCTGGTGAAATGGAGACGTTCCAGCGCAACGTCTCTACCGTCTGGCTATCGCGGGTGGCGGCGCTGCTGCGCGAGGACGGGCTGGACACCTCGCCCGGCCACGTCATCGAGACGGTGCGGCTGGCCGAGGCGTTGGCGGCGTTGCGCGGGCGGCCGTTTCCGGGGCTGCCCGAACTGGAAGAGGCGACCCGCAGCGCCATGTGCGCCGGCGACGAGGAGCCGGTACACCTCATCCGGCGGCGGCTGATCGTCGGCGAACGTATGGGTCTCGTGCCGCCCGACGCCCCGGCCGTGCCCTTGCAGCGCGATCTGGCGGCGCAACAGGCCCGCCTGAAACTCCGCCCGGAGCCGGAACCGAGCACGCTCAAGCTCGACCTGCGCAACGAAAGCCACCTGGAGCGCAGCCGCCTGCTCCACCGGCTGGAGTTGCTCGATGTGCCCTGGGGCGTGGCCGCCAAAGCCAAGGGGCAACCGCTCGCCGGGTATAGCGAACTGTGGCAACTGCAATGGACGCCGGAATTGTCGCTGCGGGTCATCACCGCCGCGCCCTACGGCAACACCGTGCGCGACGCCGCCGTGGCCCGCGCCGCCGAGGTGGCCGCGACCCACGACGAGCTGCCCGGGCTGACCGAACTGGTTGACCGGGTGGTGCTGGCCGACCTGCCCGAAGCGCTGCCGGCCATCCTGGCCCGCATCGAGGAGTTGGCCGCATTGGGCAACGACGCCGGCCACATGCGCGTCGTCCACATGCTGGCGACGCTGCCGCCGCTGGCCGATGCGCTGCGCTATGGCGGGTTGCGCCGCTCGGCCGAGCATTTGCCGCTGTTGCGCCGCGTCTTCGACCATCTGCTGACGCGGGCCTGCCTGGCCCTGCCCGCCGTGTGCGTGGGGCTGGATGAGAAGGCCGCGGCCGAGATGAACGAGCGCCTGTCGGCCGCCGGATCGGCCGTTCGTCTCATTCAGGACGCCGACGCCACCGCCCGCTGGCACGAGGCGTTGGGACGGCTGGCCGACCGCCGCGCCGTCCAGCCCGGGGTGGCCGGGCGGGCCACGCGCCTGCTCCACGACGAGGCCGCGCTGCGCGCCGACGGCGTGCTGGCCCGGTTGGAGCGCGCCCTGACGCCCGGCGGCTCGGCCGAAGTGGCCCGCTACGCCGCCGACTGGCTCGACGGCTTCCTGCGCGATAGCGGCCTGTTGCTGGTGCACGACCGCGCCTTATGGCACGCCATCGATCACTGGCTGCTGGGGCTGGGGGATGAGCGCTTCGTGGCCGTGCTGCCGCTGTTGCGCCGCACCTTCGCCGCCTACCCGGAGAGCGTGCGCCACCAACTCCACGAGCGCTTGCGCCGGACGGGGCGCGAGCCGTCCCCGGCGGCGCGACCGGCAACGTTTGACGCGGCGCGGGCGGCGGCGGTGTTGCCGGTGCTTGGTCGGCTGCTGGGCGAAGACCCTCTCCCTAACCCTCTCCCAAAGGGAGAGGGAACTCCGATCCCCCTCCCGGAGGGAGAGGGAACTCCGATCCCCCTCCCTCCGGGAGGGGTTAGGGGAGGGAGGTCTGACCAATGA
- a CDS encoding DUF5691 domain-containing protein has translation MSDALTGAALLGAARAGLPPAETLPAALAALHAELSQRPPAEALLPLIGATALYEAAGRRPARDESGWRLPAFRPEGDLPPCSPAAAHLLERLLNGQDTPLLPEFLARLAAAGQRAPDDLLPYVLEHGAKIPRLRPQLLPIVGERGRWLAALNPAWRYAAVDPADPRSLRGAWEADPAGRAPLAVYVRQRDPAAARRLIESTWRAEPDTARRALLGALENGLSMADEPFLERALDDRDALTRHKAADLLAALPDSRLVGRITAAAGDILILKDGSLAPHFPGPVSDALARDGVAREGVARESVARTENDARPGAPRSPTEWSRLLSSTVGVIPPAHWAARFGLAPAALVKAALAGKWPRTLLSALATAALRRRDMGWIDALFAADGYSERVGLLLGALEPADCYARLAECLPAGDDAAVVVFLRRWPGPWDEPSARQLIDFLAGHAAIAPDTRHGPTLRFLSRQFAQRCPPSLAGHAADAAARAAGSAWKAALSQLAATLRLRHQLVEAVG, from the coding sequence ATGAGCGATGCCCTGACCGGCGCGGCCCTGCTCGGCGCGGCGCGGGCCGGGTTGCCGCCGGCCGAAACGCTGCCGGCGGCGTTGGCCGCGCTCCACGCTGAACTGAGCCAACGCCCACCGGCCGAGGCGCTGCTGCCGCTGATCGGCGCGACGGCGCTCTACGAGGCCGCCGGCCGCCGGCCCGCCCGCGATGAAAGCGGCTGGCGCTTGCCCGCCTTCCGGCCGGAGGGGGATCTACCCCCCTGCTCCCCGGCCGCGGCCCACCTGCTGGAGCGCCTGTTGAACGGGCAAGACACGCCCCTCTTGCCGGAGTTTCTGGCTCGCCTGGCCGCCGCCGGGCAGCGCGCCCCGGACGACTTGCTGCCCTACGTGCTGGAACATGGCGCGAAAATCCCCCGCCTGCGCCCGCAACTGCTGCCTATCGTGGGTGAGCGTGGCCGCTGGCTGGCGGCGCTCAATCCGGCCTGGCGCTATGCCGCCGTCGATCCGGCCGACCCGCGCTCGTTGCGCGGCGCGTGGGAGGCCGACCCCGCCGGGCGCGCGCCGCTGGCCGTCTATGTCCGCCAACGCGACCCGGCCGCCGCCCGCCGCCTGATCGAATCGACCTGGCGGGCGGAGCCGGACACGGCGCGGCGGGCGCTGCTGGGCGCGCTGGAAAACGGCCTGTCAATGGCCGACGAGCCGTTTCTGGAGCGGGCCTTGGACGACCGCGACGCGCTGACCCGGCACAAGGCGGCCGACCTGCTGGCCGCGTTGCCCGATTCGCGCCTCGTCGGGCGTATCACCGCCGCCGCCGGCGATATCCTGATCCTGAAGGACGGCAGCCTGGCCCCCCACTTTCCGGGGCCGGTCAGCGACGCGTTGGCCCGCGATGGCGTGGCACGCGAAGGCGTGGCACGCGAGAGCGTGGCCCGCACCGAGAACGACGCCCGCCCCGGCGCGCCGCGCTCGCCGACGGAATGGTCGCGCCTGCTCAGCAGCACCGTCGGCGTTATCCCCCCGGCCCACTGGGCGGCGCGCTTCGGGCTGGCGCCGGCGGCGCTGGTGAAGGCTGCGCTGGCCGGCAAGTGGCCGCGCACGCTGCTGAGCGCCCTGGCGACGGCCGCCCTGCGCCGCCGCGATATGGGCTGGATCGACGCTCTGTTCGCCGCCGACGGCTATAGCGAACGGGTGGGGCTATTACTAGGGGCGCTGGAACCGGCCGATTGCTACGCCCGCCTGGCCGAGTGCCTGCCGGCCGGCGACGACGCGGCCGTTGTCGTCTTCCTGCGCCGCTGGCCCGGCCCGTGGGATGAGCCGAGCGCCCGGCAATTGATCGACTTTCTGGCCGGCCACGCCGCCATTGCCCCGGACACGCGCCACGGCCCGACGCTGCGCTTTCTGTCGCGCCAATTCGCCCAGCGCTGCCCGCCGTCGCTGGCCGGCCACGCCGCCGATGCCGCCGCCCGCGCCGCCGGAAGTGCCTGGAAAGCGGCGCTCAGTCAGCTGGCGGCTACGCTGCGGCTGCGGCATCAGTTGGTTGAGGCGGTGGGATGA